In Streptomyces sp. NBC_00414, a single window of DNA contains:
- a CDS encoding Pro-rich N-terminal domain-containing protein, whose amino-acid sequence MQHAVGSPLPPPHQPGHGPAAGWSGAAPHPGQHHPGPHVGAPSGPAPVNPPAGPPPVFSGAQTGPAAPHQQGHPHPPGHPPAPHHAVPHHAPVPPTPDTTGHVQLPPGGPVPMPSAPPATGTPDPTSTTLAVLLIGPAGAGKTSVAKYWADHRRVPTAHISLDDVREWVRSGFADPQAGWNDMSEAQYRLARRTCGFSARNFLANNISCILDDAVFPDRPVVGLGGWKRHVGPGLLPVVLLPGLEIVLERNAERSGNRRLSDEEVARIHGRMAGWYGSGLPIIDNSQLDVPQTARVLDDVLARSIASPPQW is encoded by the coding sequence ATGCAGCACGCAGTGGGGTCTCCGCTGCCGCCGCCCCATCAGCCGGGGCACGGACCGGCCGCCGGCTGGTCGGGGGCCGCACCACACCCGGGACAGCACCACCCGGGCCCGCACGTCGGCGCTCCCTCGGGACCGGCGCCGGTGAATCCGCCCGCGGGTCCGCCGCCGGTCTTCTCCGGAGCGCAGACGGGGCCCGCCGCCCCGCACCAACAGGGCCACCCGCACCCGCCGGGCCATCCGCCCGCGCCGCACCACGCGGTCCCGCACCACGCTCCCGTACCGCCGACGCCGGACACCACGGGCCACGTCCAGCTGCCGCCGGGCGGTCCCGTCCCGATGCCGAGCGCGCCACCCGCCACCGGCACCCCCGACCCGACGTCCACGACGCTCGCCGTGCTGCTCATCGGGCCCGCGGGCGCGGGCAAGACCAGCGTCGCCAAGTACTGGGCGGACCACCGCCGGGTGCCCACGGCGCACATCAGCCTGGACGACGTCCGTGAGTGGGTGCGCTCGGGCTTCGCCGATCCGCAGGCGGGGTGGAACGACATGTCGGAGGCGCAGTATCGTCTCGCCCGCCGCACCTGCGGCTTCTCGGCCCGCAACTTCCTGGCCAACAACATCTCCTGCATCCTCGACGACGCGGTCTTCCCCGACCGGCCCGTCGTGGGCCTCGGCGGCTGGAAGCGCCACGTCGGGCCCGGCCTGCTGCCGGTCGTCCTCCTGCCGGGTCTGGAGATAGTCCTGGAGCGCAACGCCGAGCGCTCCGGAAACCGCCGCCTCAGCGACGAGGAAGTGGCCCGCATCCACGGGCGGATGGCCGGCTGGTACGGCTCGGGTCTGCCGATCATCGACAACTCCCAACTCGACGTCCCCCAGACGGCCCGAGTCCTGGACGACGTCCTGGCCCGCTCCATCGCAAGCCCACCCCAGTGGTAG
- a CDS encoding aminopeptidase P family protein, whose translation MPEVHETRRVRLKERVNASGSASALVTRPANVRYLTGVAPHGAVLLLGRTEDLLVHATPPGTPGTATAEGRPDEALRVHALPSPGGDPAVAAADLAAAQGADSLAVEEHHLTVGRYRAIGSVAPRLRLADVGGAVEQLRVIKDEEEISCLRIGAEIADQALGELLESILVGRTERHLALELERRLVDHGAEGPAFRTSVGTGPHSGRRGHRPTDRRVEEGDFLSVCLGATYHGYRCEIGRTFVIGTSPAGWQIELYDLVFASQRAGREALVPGAAYRDVDRAARQVLDSAGYAEGLPEATGHGVGLEIDEEPQLAPAAMGKLDACVPVTVEPGVHLPGRGGVRIDDTLVVRPEADGGPELLTITTKELLAL comes from the coding sequence ATGCCAGAGGTGCACGAAACCCGCCGAGTCCGGCTAAAAGAACGCGTCAACGCCAGCGGCAGCGCCTCCGCGCTGGTCACCCGCCCGGCCAACGTCCGCTACCTCACGGGCGTGGCCCCGCACGGAGCGGTACTCCTGCTGGGCAGGACCGAGGACCTGCTCGTGCATGCCACTCCGCCCGGCACCCCCGGCACCGCCACCGCCGAGGGCCGCCCGGACGAGGCCCTGCGCGTCCATGCCCTGCCGAGCCCCGGCGGCGACCCCGCCGTCGCCGCCGCGGACCTCGCCGCGGCCCAGGGCGCCGACTCCCTCGCCGTGGAGGAGCACCACCTGACCGTCGGCCGGTACCGGGCGATCGGTTCCGTGGCGCCCCGCCTGCGCCTCGCGGACGTCGGCGGAGCCGTCGAACAGCTGCGGGTGATCAAGGACGAGGAGGAGATCTCCTGTCTGCGCATCGGCGCGGAGATCGCCGACCAGGCCCTGGGCGAACTCCTGGAGTCGATCCTCGTCGGCCGCACCGAACGGCACCTCGCGCTGGAACTGGAACGCCGCCTCGTCGACCACGGCGCCGAGGGACCGGCCTTCAGGACCTCGGTCGGTACCGGCCCGCACTCCGGGCGCCGCGGGCACCGGCCGACCGACCGCCGGGTCGAGGAGGGAGATTTCCTCTCCGTCTGCCTCGGGGCGACCTACCACGGGTACCGCTGCGAGATCGGCCGCACCTTCGTCATCGGCACCTCTCCGGCCGGCTGGCAGATCGAGCTGTACGACCTCGTCTTCGCATCCCAGAGGGCCGGTCGCGAAGCCCTGGTGCCGGGCGCCGCCTACCGTGACGTGGACCGCGCGGCCCGCCAGGTGCTGGACTCCGCGGGGTACGCGGAGGGCCTTCCCGAGGCCACCGGACACGGTGTGGGGCTCGAAATCGACGAGGAGCCGCAGTTGGCCCCCGCGGCCATGGGTAAACTGGACGCTTGCGTGCCGGTCACCGTCGAACCGGGGGTCCACCTCCCGGGCCGGGGCGGTGTCCGGATCGATGACACGCTCGTCGTGCGCCCTGAGGCGGACGGCGGACCCGAGCTACTCACCATCACGACCAAGGAACTGCTCGCGCTCTAG
- the efp gene encoding elongation factor P, with protein sequence MASTNDLKNGLVLKLDGGQLWSVVEFQHVKPGKGPAFVRTKLKNVLSGKVVDKTFNAGVKVETATVDKRDMQFSYMDGEYFVFMDMQTYDQLMVDRKAVGDAANFLIEGFTATVAQHEGEVLFVELPAAVELVVQETEPGVQGDRSTGGTKPATLETGHQINVPLFITTGEKIKVDTRTSDYLGRVNS encoded by the coding sequence GTGGCTTCCACGAACGACCTCAAGAACGGCCTCGTGCTCAAGCTCGACGGGGGCCAGCTCTGGTCCGTCGTCGAGTTCCAGCACGTCAAGCCCGGCAAGGGCCCGGCCTTCGTGCGCACCAAGCTGAAGAACGTGCTTTCCGGCAAGGTCGTCGACAAGACGTTCAACGCCGGCGTCAAGGTCGAGACGGCCACTGTCGACAAGCGCGACATGCAGTTCTCGTACATGGACGGCGAGTACTTCGTCTTCATGGACATGCAGACCTACGACCAGCTCATGGTCGACCGCAAGGCCGTCGGCGACGCCGCCAACTTCCTGATCGAGGGCTTCACCGCCACCGTGGCGCAGCACGAGGGCGAGGTGCTCTTCGTCGAGCTGCCGGCCGCCGTCGAGCTCGTCGTCCAGGAGACCGAGCCGGGCGTCCAGGGCGACCGTTCCACGGGCGGCACCAAGCCCGCCACCCTGGAGACCGGGCACCAGATCAACGTCCCGCTCTTCATCACCACCGGTGAGAAGATCAAGGTCGACACCCGTACGAGCGACTACCTCGGCCGGGTGAACAGCTAA
- the nusB gene encoding transcription antitermination factor NusB, giving the protein MAARNTARKRAFQILFEGDQRDVDVQTVLADWIRHSRTDTRQPPVSEFTMQLVEGYANYSRRIDELISQYAVDWTLDRMPVVDRNILRLGAYELIWMDETPDAVVLDEAVQLAKEFSTDDSPAFVNGLLGRFKELKSSLRRDDA; this is encoded by the coding sequence GTGGCTGCCCGCAATACGGCCCGCAAGCGCGCCTTCCAGATCCTCTTCGAGGGTGACCAGCGAGACGTCGACGTCCAGACGGTCCTCGCGGACTGGATCCGGCACTCCAGGACCGACACCCGGCAGCCGCCGGTGAGCGAGTTCACGATGCAGCTGGTCGAGGGCTACGCGAACTACTCACGGCGCATCGACGAGCTGATCTCGCAGTACGCCGTCGACTGGACGCTCGACAGGATGCCGGTCGTCGACCGCAACATCCTGCGCCTCGGCGCGTACGAACTGATCTGGATGGACGAGACCCCGGACGCGGTCGTGCTCGACGAGGCGGTGCAGCTCGCCAAGGAGTTCTCCACGGACGACTCGCCCGCCTTCGTGAACGGGCTCCTCGGCCGGTTCAAGGAGCTCAAGTCCTCCTTGCGCCGGGACGACGCCTGA
- the bldD gene encoding transcriptional regulator BldD, which yields MSSEYAKQLGAKLRAIRTQQGLSLHGVEEKSQGRWKAVVVGSYERGDRAVTVQRLAELADFYGVPVQELLPGTTPGGAAEPPPKLVLDLERLAHVPAEKAGPLQRYAATIQSQRGDYNGKVLSIRQDDLRTLAVIYDQSPSVLTEQLISWGVLDADARRAVSHDEG from the coding sequence ATGTCCAGCGAATACGCCAAACAGCTCGGGGCCAAGCTCCGCGCCATCCGTACCCAGCAGGGCCTTTCCCTCCACGGCGTCGAGGAGAAGTCCCAGGGCCGCTGGAAGGCGGTCGTGGTCGGTTCGTACGAGCGCGGCGACCGCGCCGTGACCGTACAGCGCCTTGCGGAGCTGGCGGACTTCTACGGTGTTCCCGTGCAGGAGCTGCTGCCGGGCACCACGCCGGGCGGGGCCGCCGAGCCGCCGCCGAAGCTGGTCCTCGACCTGGAGCGGCTGGCCCACGTGCCGGCCGAGAAGGCAGGCCCCCTGCAGCGTTACGCGGCGACGATCCAGTCCCAGCGCGGCGACTACAACGGCAAGGTGCTGTCGATCCGCCAGGACGACCTGCGCACTCTCGCCGTCATCTACGACCAGTCGCCCTCGGTCCTCACCGAGCAGCTGATCAGCTGGGGCGTCCTGGACGCGGACGCGCGCCGCGCGGTCTCCCACGACGAGGGCTGA
- the pyrR gene encoding bifunctional pyr operon transcriptional regulator/uracil phosphoribosyltransferase PyrR: protein MDTEQQKQRYESDARPVLEAPDIARVLTRIAHEIVERAKGAEDVVLLGIPTRGVHLARRLAAKLQEITDRAIPVGSLDITMYRDDLRMHPPRALARTDIPGDGIDGRLVVLVDDVLFSGRTIRAALDALNDIGRPRAVQLAVLVDRGHRELPIRADYVGKNLPTSLRETVKVQLAEEDGRDTVLLGVKQTSPGGPQ, encoded by the coding sequence ATGGACACCGAACAGCAGAAGCAGCGGTACGAGTCCGACGCCCGGCCCGTTCTTGAGGCGCCCGACATCGCGCGGGTCCTGACCCGCATCGCCCACGAGATCGTCGAGCGCGCCAAGGGCGCCGAGGACGTGGTGCTCCTTGGCATTCCGACCCGGGGCGTCCACCTGGCCCGGCGGCTCGCCGCCAAGCTCCAGGAGATCACCGACCGCGCCATCCCGGTCGGCTCCCTCGACATCACCATGTACCGCGACGACCTGCGCATGCACCCGCCGCGTGCGCTGGCCCGCACCGACATCCCCGGTGACGGCATCGACGGCCGCCTCGTCGTCCTCGTCGACGACGTGCTCTTCTCCGGCCGCACCATCCGAGCCGCCCTCGACGCGCTGAACGACATCGGCCGCCCGCGCGCCGTGCAGCTCGCGGTCCTCGTCGACCGCGGCCACCGCGAACTCCCGATCCGCGCCGACTACGTCGGCAAGAACCTCCCCACGTCGTTGCGGGAGACGGTCAAGGTCCAGCTCGCCGAGGAGGACGGTCGCGACACCGTGCTGCTCGGTGTGAAGCAGACCTCCCCGGGCGGGCCGCAGTAG
- a CDS encoding aspartate carbamoyltransferase catalytic subunit, translating into MQRHLISAADLTRDDAVLILDTAEEMARVADRPIKKLPTLRGRTVVNLFFEDSTRTRISFEAAEKRLSADVINFTAKGSSVSKGESLKDTAQTLEAMGVDAVVIRHGASGAPYRLATSGWIDAAVINAGDGTHQHPTQALLDAFTMRRRLVGRDAGLGQDLAGKRITLVGDILHSRVARSNVDLLHTLGAEVTLVAPPTLVPVGVEAWPCEVSYDLDSTLSKSDAVMLLRVQRERMNAAFFPTEREYSRRYGLDGDRMAKMPEHAIVMHPGPMVRGMEITAEVADSGRCTAIEQVTNGVSIRMAVLYLLLGGNEPAVTHTRTEEK; encoded by the coding sequence ATGCAGCGTCATCTCATCTCGGCCGCCGACCTCACCCGCGACGACGCCGTCCTGATCCTCGACACCGCCGAGGAGATGGCCCGGGTCGCCGACCGGCCGATCAAGAAGCTGCCGACCCTGCGCGGCCGCACCGTCGTCAACCTGTTCTTCGAGGACTCCACCCGGACCCGGATCTCCTTCGAGGCCGCCGAGAAGCGCCTCTCCGCGGACGTCATCAACTTCACCGCCAAGGGCTCCAGCGTCTCCAAGGGCGAGTCCCTGAAGGACACCGCCCAGACCCTGGAGGCGATGGGCGTCGACGCCGTCGTCATCCGGCACGGCGCCTCCGGAGCCCCGTACCGCCTCGCGACCTCCGGCTGGATCGACGCGGCCGTCATCAACGCCGGCGACGGCACCCACCAGCACCCCACGCAGGCGCTGCTCGACGCCTTCACCATGCGGCGCCGGCTCGTCGGCCGGGACGCGGGCCTCGGCCAGGACCTGGCGGGCAAGCGGATCACGCTCGTCGGCGACATCCTGCACAGCCGGGTCGCCCGTTCGAACGTGGACCTGCTGCACACCCTCGGCGCCGAGGTCACCCTCGTCGCCCCGCCGACCCTGGTGCCGGTCGGCGTCGAGGCCTGGCCCTGCGAGGTCTCGTACGACCTCGACAGCACGCTGTCCAAGTCCGACGCCGTGATGCTGCTGCGCGTGCAGCGCGAGCGGATGAACGCGGCGTTCTTCCCGACCGAGCGCGAGTACTCGCGGCGCTACGGCCTCGACGGCGACCGCATGGCGAAGATGCCCGAGCACGCCATCGTGATGCACCCCGGGCCGATGGTCCGCGGCATGGAGATCACCGCCGAGGTCGCCGACTCGGGGCGCTGCACCGCCATCGAGCAGGTCACCAACGGGGTCTCGATCCGGATGGCCGTCCTGTACCTGCTGCTCGGTGGCAACGAACCCGCCGTCACCCACACCCGTACCGAGGAGAAGTAA
- a CDS encoding dihydroorotase, with product MSKILIRGAKVLGGEPQDVLIDGDTIAEVGSGLSAEGAEVVEADGKVLLPGLVDLHTHLREPGREDSETVLTGTRAAASGGYTAVFAMANTFPVADTAGVVEQVYRLGQEHGYCDVQPIGAVTVGLEGKKLAELGAMHESAAGVTVFSDDGKCVDDAVIMRRALEYVKAFGGVVAQHAQEPRLTEGAQMNEGVVSAELGLGGWPAVAEESIIARDVLLAEHVGSRVHICHLSTAGSVEIVRWAKSRGIDVTAEVTPHHLLLTDELVRSYNPVYKVNPPLRTERDVLALREALADGTIDIVATDHAPHPHEDKDCEWAAAAMGMVGLETALSVVQRTMVETGLLDWAGVADRMSLKPAEIGGAKGHGRPVSAGEPANLTLVDTAYRGEVDPAGFASRSRNTPYEGRELPGRVTHTWLRGRATLVDGKLA from the coding sequence ATGAGCAAGATCCTTATCCGTGGTGCGAAGGTGCTCGGCGGCGAGCCGCAGGACGTCCTCATCGACGGCGACACGATCGCCGAGGTCGGCAGCGGGCTGTCCGCCGAGGGCGCGGAGGTCGTCGAGGCCGACGGCAAGGTGCTGCTGCCGGGGCTCGTCGACCTGCACACCCATCTGCGCGAGCCCGGCCGCGAGGACTCCGAGACGGTCCTGACCGGTACGCGTGCCGCCGCGAGCGGCGGCTACACCGCCGTGTTCGCCATGGCCAACACCTTCCCGGTCGCCGACACCGCAGGCGTGGTCGAGCAGGTCTACCGGCTCGGCCAGGAGCACGGCTACTGCGACGTGCAGCCCATCGGGGCCGTCACCGTCGGCCTGGAGGGCAAGAAGCTCGCCGAGCTGGGCGCGATGCACGAGTCCGCCGCGGGCGTCACCGTCTTCTCGGACGACGGCAAGTGCGTCGACGACGCGGTGATCATGCGCAGGGCCCTGGAGTACGTGAAGGCCTTCGGCGGCGTCGTCGCCCAGCACGCCCAGGAGCCCCGCCTCACCGAGGGCGCCCAGATGAACGAGGGCGTCGTCTCCGCGGAGCTGGGACTCGGCGGCTGGCCCGCGGTCGCCGAGGAGTCGATCATCGCCCGGGACGTCCTGCTCGCCGAGCACGTCGGCTCCCGCGTCCACATCTGCCACCTCTCGACCGCCGGATCCGTCGAGATCGTCCGCTGGGCCAAGTCCCGCGGCATCGACGTGACCGCCGAGGTCACCCCGCACCACCTGCTCCTCACCGACGAGCTGGTGCGCTCGTACAACCCCGTCTACAAGGTCAACCCGCCGCTGCGCACCGAGCGCGACGTGCTGGCCCTGCGCGAGGCGCTCGCCGACGGCACGATCGACATCGTCGCCACCGACCACGCCCCGCACCCGCACGAGGACAAGGACTGCGAGTGGGCCGCCGCCGCCATGGGCATGGTGGGCCTCGAAACCGCGCTCTCGGTCGTCCAGCGGACGATGGTCGAGACGGGACTGCTCGACTGGGCCGGCGTCGCCGACCGCATGTCCCTCAAGCCCGCCGAGATCGGCGGGGCGAAGGGCCACGGCCGCCCCGTCTCGGCAGGTGAGCCCGCCAACCTCACGCTCGTCGACACCGCATACCGTGGTGAGGTGGACCCCGCGGGCTTCGCATCGCGCAGCCGCAACACTCCGTACGAGGGTCGTGAGCTGCCGGGCCGTGTCACGCACACGTGGCTGCGGGGCAGGGCCACGCTCGTCGACGGGAAGCTCGCGTGA
- a CDS encoding PH-like domain-containing protein: protein MTSLTPLAAQITTDLGTRLAAEQKSAEVTDWAARVGWLVGLALFIALVYWLMREGWKWRGTLQGDLPELPDAPEEPGAARLTMSGRYHGSTTAGQWLDRIVAHGLGTRSRVELTLTDAGLDVVRPGAADFFVPLTQVREARLDKGIAGKVLSEGGLLVVTWEHGDKLIDSGFRSDHAAEHTEWVETLNHMIDKSSDIDQSSDTEGAR from the coding sequence GTGACATCACTCACCCCCCTTGCAGCGCAGATCACCACGGACCTCGGCACGCGCCTCGCGGCGGAACAGAAGTCCGCCGAAGTGACCGACTGGGCCGCCCGGGTCGGCTGGCTCGTCGGCCTCGCCCTGTTCATCGCGCTCGTCTACTGGCTGATGCGCGAGGGCTGGAAATGGCGCGGCACACTCCAGGGCGACCTGCCCGAGCTGCCTGACGCGCCGGAAGAGCCCGGTGCGGCGAGACTGACCATGAGCGGCCGCTACCACGGCTCCACCACCGCCGGGCAGTGGCTCGACCGCATCGTGGCGCACGGCCTGGGCACCCGCAGCCGGGTCGAGCTGACGCTCACGGATGCGGGACTGGATGTCGTCCGTCCCGGGGCGGCCGACTTCTTCGTGCCCCTCACGCAGGTGCGCGAGGCCAGGCTCGACAAGGGCATCGCGGGCAAGGTCCTCTCCGAGGGCGGCCTGCTGGTCGTCACCTGGGAGCACGGCGACAAGCTGATCGACTCCGGCTTCCGCTCCGACCACGCGGCGGAGCACACCGAGTGGGTCGAGACCCTGAACCACATGATCGACAAGAGCAGCGACATCGACCAGAGCAGCGACACGGAAGGCGCACGATGA
- the carA gene encoding glutamine-hydrolyzing carbamoyl-phosphate synthase small subunit has product MTTSDQGTASQRQKAAPAVLVLEDGRTFRGRAYGAVGVTFGEAVFSTGMTGYQETLTDPSYHRQVVVMTSPHVGNTGVNDDDPESKRIWVAGYVVRDPARVPSNWRSRRSLDEELAAQGVVGISGIDTRALTRHLRERGAMRVGIFSGNALPDEGTMLTEVRQAPEMQGSSLYEEVATKESYVVPAIGEKKFTVAAIDLGIKGMTPHRMAERGIEVHVLPATATVEEIYAVAPDGVFFSNGPGDPEQAEHPVSLMRAVLERQTPLFGICFGNQILGRALGFGTYKLKYGHRGINQPVQDRTTGKVEVTAHNHGFAVDAPLDQVSETPFGRAEVSHVCLNDQVVEGLQLLDRPAFSVQYHPEAAAGPHDAAYLFDRFTSLMNTAQMEGQRA; this is encoded by the coding sequence ATGACCACCTCCGACCAGGGAACCGCCTCGCAGAGGCAGAAGGCGGCTCCCGCCGTACTCGTTCTGGAGGACGGCCGGACCTTCCGCGGCCGTGCCTACGGGGCCGTGGGGGTGACCTTCGGCGAAGCGGTGTTCTCCACCGGCATGACCGGCTACCAGGAGACCCTCACCGACCCGTCGTACCACCGCCAGGTCGTCGTGATGACCTCCCCGCACGTCGGCAACACCGGGGTGAACGACGACGACCCCGAGTCGAAGCGGATCTGGGTCGCGGGCTACGTCGTACGCGACCCCGCGCGCGTGCCCTCCAACTGGCGCTCCCGGCGCTCGCTGGACGAGGAGCTCGCCGCGCAGGGCGTCGTGGGCATCAGCGGCATCGACACGCGCGCGCTCACCCGCCACCTGCGTGAGCGCGGCGCCATGCGCGTCGGCATCTTCTCCGGCAACGCGCTGCCCGACGAGGGCACCATGCTGACCGAGGTGCGCCAGGCCCCCGAGATGCAGGGCTCCAGCCTCTACGAGGAGGTCGCCACCAAGGAGTCGTACGTCGTCCCGGCCATCGGTGAGAAGAAGTTCACCGTCGCCGCGATCGACCTCGGCATCAAGGGCATGACCCCGCACCGCATGGCCGAGCGCGGCATCGAGGTGCACGTGCTGCCCGCCACCGCCACCGTGGAGGAGATCTACGCGGTCGCCCCCGACGGCGTGTTCTTCTCGAACGGCCCCGGTGACCCGGAGCAGGCCGAGCACCCGGTCTCCCTGATGCGTGCGGTTCTGGAGCGGCAGACGCCGCTGTTCGGCATCTGCTTCGGCAACCAGATCCTCGGCCGCGCCCTCGGCTTCGGCACGTACAAGCTGAAGTACGGGCACCGGGGTATCAACCAGCCCGTGCAGGACCGTACGACCGGCAAGGTCGAGGTGACCGCGCACAACCACGGGTTCGCCGTCGACGCGCCGCTCGACCAGGTCTCCGAGACCCCCTTCGGGCGGGCCGAGGTCAGCCACGTCTGCCTGAACGACCAGGTCGTCGAGGGGCTCCAGCTGCTCGACCGGCCCGCGTTCAGCGTCCAGTACCACCCCGAAGCGGCCGCGGGCCCGCACGACGCCGCCTACCTGTTCGACCGCTTCACGTCTTTGATGAACACAGCCCAGATGGAGGGCCAGCGTGCCTAA